Below is a window of Planctomycetes bacterium MalM25 DNA.
TGGCGCTGACGATGCCGAAGGTGATGCTGTTGTCCAGTCCGAAGGGGCTGCCCATGGCCCAAACGAGGTCGCCCATTTGCAGGTCGTCGCTCGCGCCCCACTTGAGGGCCGGCAGGCCGCCGCCGTTGATCTTCAGCACGGCCAGGTCGGTCCGCTCGTCGCTTCCGACGATCGTCGCGTCGGAGGTGTCGCCGCTGCTGAAGCGGACGAGCAGCCGCTCGGCGCCAGCGACGACGTGGTGGTTGGTGATGACGTACCCCTCGGGATCGACGATGAACCCGGAGCCGACCCCCTCCATCCGCCCACGCCCACGCGAGTAGACCAGTTTATTGATGCTCACCACGCTCGGACCAACCTTCTTGGCGATCGAACGCGACGCTTCTTCGAACGCCTTGAGCTGCGGCGCCAGTTCGCCTAGCGCGGCCGAAGCGGTCTCGTACTCGGCCTGCATCTGACCCAGACGCGTTTGGTACGCGAAGATCCGCGTCAGGTAGGGCGCCACCGCCAGCAAGCCCAGCACGCCGGCGATGACCATCAGCTTGCGAATGCGGTTCGCGAACGCATAGGGGTCGGGGTCGCGGAGCTGGAGGTTCGGCTTGTCGAACATCGGCTGCTCGGCAGCGTCCCGGCCCGCACTGTCTCCCGCCGCGGAAGGCTCTTGCGGCGATTGGGGGTCTTGCTCCATCCGATTGGCCCGAGCGTCGCCGGGAGCTTTGAGGTTGAGAGAACCGGGTGAGTCGAGGAGTCGCCCCGGCGTCCGCACGAGGTTACTCCAACAGTATAGCGGCCGCG
It encodes the following:
- the mucD_2 gene encoding putative periplasmic serine endoprotease DegP-like precursor; translation: MEQDPQSPQEPSAAGDSAGRDAAEQPMFDKPNLQLRDPDPYAFANRIRKLMVIAGVLGLLAVAPYLTRIFAYQTRLGQMQAEYETASAALGELAPQLKAFEEASRSIAKKVGPSVVSINKLVYSRGRGRMEGVGSGFIVDPEGYVITNHHVVAGAERLLVRFSSGDTSDATIVGSDERTDLAVLKINGGGLPALKWGASDDLQMGDLVWAMGSPFGLDNSITFGIVSATARRRSSGVTDDVYQEFFQSDVAVNPGNSGGPMVNLSGEVVGVNTMIIGQSFRGVSFSIPSELANEQYEEIREKGYVERGFLGVSPQKPSSTVRKQLGLDQGEGVIVTRLQNNTPASDAGLRNNDVILRWNDHRAFDPTVLSQQIASTEVGADAKVLVRRLENGKPIDKELTVRVGRLAGN